One genomic segment of Pseudomonas fortuita includes these proteins:
- the gabT gene encoding 4-aminobutyrate--2-oxoglutarate transaminase yields the protein MSKTNESLMQRRVAAVPRGVGQIHPIFVDTAKNSTVIDVEGRELIDFAGGIAVLNTGHLHPKVVAAVQEQLTKVSHTCFQVLAYEPYVELCEKINKLVPGDFDKKTLLVTTGSEAVENAVKIARAATGRAGVIAFTGGYHGRTMMTLGLTGKVVPYSAGMGLMPGGIFRALFPSELHGISVDDAIASVERIFKNDAEPRDIAAIILEPVQGEGGFLPAPKELMKRLRALCDQHGILLIADEVQTGAGRTGTFFAMEQMGVAPDLTTFAKSIAGGFPLAGVCGKAEYMDAIAPGGLGGTYAGSPIACAAALAVIEVFEEEKLLDRSKAVGERLTAGLREIQKKHPIIGDVRGLGSMIAVEVFEKGTHTPNAAAVGQVVAKARDKGLILLSCGTYGNVLRILVPLTAEDALLDKGLAIIEECFAELA from the coding sequence ATGAGCAAGACCAACGAATCCTTGATGCAACGTCGTGTAGCTGCCGTCCCACGTGGCGTTGGCCAGATCCACCCGATCTTCGTCGACACCGCGAAGAACTCGACCGTGATCGACGTTGAAGGCCGCGAACTGATCGACTTCGCCGGCGGCATCGCAGTACTGAACACCGGCCACCTGCACCCGAAAGTGGTTGCAGCCGTGCAAGAGCAGCTGACCAAAGTCAGCCACACCTGCTTCCAGGTGCTGGCCTACGAACCCTACGTAGAGCTGTGCGAAAAGATCAACAAGCTGGTCCCAGGCGACTTCGACAAGAAGACCCTGCTGGTCACCACCGGCTCCGAAGCCGTTGAAAACGCCGTCAAGATCGCCCGTGCTGCCACTGGCCGTGCTGGCGTCATCGCCTTCACCGGCGGCTACCACGGCCGTACCATGATGACGCTGGGCCTGACCGGCAAGGTCGTGCCGTACTCCGCTGGCATGGGCCTGATGCCAGGCGGCATCTTCCGCGCCCTGTTCCCGAGCGAACTGCACGGTATCAGCGTTGACGACGCCATTGCTTCGGTCGAGCGCATCTTCAAGAACGACGCCGAGCCGCGTGACATCGCCGCGATCATCCTCGAGCCGGTACAAGGCGAAGGCGGCTTCCTGCCAGCGCCGAAAGAGCTGATGAAGCGCCTGCGCGCGCTGTGCGACCAGCACGGCATCCTGCTGATCGCCGACGAAGTTCAGACGGGTGCTGGCCGTACCGGTACCTTCTTCGCCATGGAACAGATGGGCGTTGCGCCTGACCTGACCACCTTCGCCAAATCCATCGCTGGCGGCTTCCCGCTGGCCGGTGTGTGCGGTAAGGCCGAGTACATGGACGCCATCGCCCCGGGCGGCCTGGGCGGCACTTACGCCGGTTCGCCGATCGCTTGCGCCGCGGCCCTGGCCGTGATCGAAGTGTTCGAAGAAGAAAAACTGCTGGACCGCAGCAAGGCTGTAGGTGAGCGCCTGACCGCTGGCCTGCGCGAAATCCAGAAGAAGCACCCGATCATCGGCGACGTCCGTGGTCTGGGCTCGATGATTGCTGTTGAAGTCTTCGAGAAAGGCACTCACACCCCGAACGCTGCTGCTGTTGGCCAGGTTGTTGCCAAGGCACGCGACAAGGGTCTGATCCTGCTGTCCTGCGGCACCTACGGCAACGTTCTGCGTATCCTGGTACCGCTGACTGCCGAAGACGCACTGCTGGACAAAGGCCTGGCCATCATCGAAGAGTGCTTCGCTGAACTCGCTTGA